A region of Massilia sp. KIM DNA encodes the following proteins:
- a CDS encoding metalloregulator ArsR/SmtB family transcription factor, with translation MNSAPPDLSLLQAAAGQASELLKALANRDRLLLLCQLSQGEAAVRALESLTGIRQPTLSQQLTVLRGGGLVSTRREGKQVFYRIASPEALAVLQVLYQLYCPRPEGA, from the coding sequence ATGAACTCCGCTCCTCCCGATCTAAGCCTCCTGCAGGCGGCTGCCGGCCAGGCCAGTGAACTACTCAAGGCGCTGGCGAATCGCGACCGCCTGCTGCTCCTGTGCCAGCTCAGCCAGGGCGAAGCCGCCGTTCGCGCCCTCGAGTCGCTTACCGGCATCCGCCAGCCGACCCTGTCGCAGCAGCTGACCGTGCTGCGCGGGGGCGGCCTGGTATCCACCCGCCGCGAAGGCAAGCAGGTGTTCTACCGGATCGCCAGCCCCGAAGCGCTCGCGGTGCTGCAAGTGCTCTATCAACTCTATTGTCCCCGACCGGAGGGTGCATGA
- a CDS encoding nuclear transport factor 2 family protein, with product MPALTLPEPVAAYLAADTHGPDEVARCFTPQGVVRDMGLTYVGREAIRAWKAASTSYAYVVVPFSVELIDGVHLVSCHVAGSFPGSHVDLTMRFRLERGLIASLEFTV from the coding sequence ATGCCAGCCCTGACCCTCCCCGAGCCGGTTGCCGCCTACCTGGCGGCCGACACGCACGGCCCCGACGAGGTCGCCCGCTGTTTCACGCCCCAGGGCGTGGTGAGAGACATGGGCCTGACCTACGTCGGCCGCGAGGCGATCCGGGCATGGAAGGCGGCGTCGACCTCGTATGCCTATGTGGTGGTGCCCTTCTCGGTCGAGCTCATCGACGGCGTCCACCTGGTCTCCTGCCATGTGGCCGGCAGTTTCCCGGGCAGCCACGTCGATCTCACGATGCGCTTTCGCCTCGAACGCGGCCTGATCGCCAGCCTGGAGTTCACTGTATAA
- a CDS encoding LysR family transcriptional regulator, protein MRGSEFAELKAFVAVVERQSFARAAEHLGLSPSALSQTIRQLERRIGTRLLNRTTRSVAPSASGEQLYQRLAPLFREMAVAVTEASEATGRMSGTLRINTLGIAARTIIGPRLARFHEVHPEVELDIVVDDALADIVAGRFDAGIRVGGQLEKDMVAIRLTPDLKMVAVASPDYLARRGVPMSPADLHAHACINWRLQIDGRYHRWEFKKRQQRVEIAVNGPVVTNHADIGVAAAVNGLGIAYHFEQDGVGELLAQGRLVQVLADWSIVRPGLFLYYPNRQHRPAALGAFIDCLLDRGPFAQT, encoded by the coding sequence ATGCGCGGTTCCGAATTCGCCGAGTTGAAAGCCTTCGTCGCGGTGGTCGAACGCCAGAGCTTCGCGCGGGCGGCCGAGCACCTCGGTCTCTCGCCCTCGGCGCTCAGCCAGACCATCCGCCAGCTGGAGCGCCGCATCGGCACCCGGCTTCTGAATCGGACCACCCGCAGCGTCGCGCCGTCGGCGAGCGGTGAGCAGCTGTACCAGCGCCTGGCCCCGCTGTTCCGCGAAATGGCGGTCGCGGTCACCGAAGCCAGCGAAGCCACGGGGCGGATGAGCGGCACGCTGCGCATCAACACCCTCGGGATCGCAGCCAGGACGATCATCGGTCCGCGGCTCGCGCGCTTCCACGAGGTCCACCCCGAGGTGGAACTCGACATCGTGGTCGACGACGCGCTGGCCGACATCGTGGCCGGGCGCTTCGACGCCGGCATCCGCGTCGGTGGGCAGCTCGAGAAGGACATGGTCGCCATCCGCCTGACGCCGGACCTGAAGATGGTCGCGGTGGCCTCGCCGGACTACCTCGCGCGCCGGGGCGTACCCATGTCGCCCGCCGACCTGCACGCGCATGCCTGCATCAACTGGCGGCTCCAGATCGATGGCCGCTACCACCGGTGGGAATTCAAGAAGCGCCAGCAGCGTGTCGAAATCGCGGTGAATGGCCCGGTCGTCACCAATCATGCCGACATCGGCGTCGCCGCCGCAGTGAATGGACTCGGCATCGCCTACCACTTCGAGCAGGACGGCGTGGGCGAACTGCTGGCGCAGGGAAGGCTGGTGCAGGTCCTCGCGGACTGGTCGATCGTGCGGCCCGGGCTCTTCCTCTACTACCCGAACCGGCAGCACCGGCCGGCGGCGCTCGGCGCCTTCATCGACTGCCTGCTGGATCGGGGGCCGTTCGCCCAGACATAG
- a CDS encoding nuclear transport factor 2 family protein, translating to MSTLTLPAPIADYFAAEHDPEALANCFVPDAVLKDDGHTYIGVDAIKAFMAAASAKYNATTVPFALNEDGGIQVVRAAVSGNFPGSPVNLSYRFGLERGLIGSLEISV from the coding sequence ATGAGCACCCTGACGCTTCCCGCGCCAATCGCCGACTACTTCGCGGCCGAACACGATCCTGAAGCCCTGGCAAACTGCTTCGTGCCGGACGCCGTCCTGAAGGACGACGGCCACACCTACATCGGCGTCGACGCCATCAAGGCCTTCATGGCCGCGGCCTCGGCCAAGTACAACGCGACGACCGTGCCCTTCGCCCTGAACGAGGACGGTGGTATTCAGGTCGTCCGCGCTGCGGTGAGCGGCAACTTCCCGGGGAGCCCGGTCAACCTGTCCTACCGCTTTGGCCTCGAGCGTGGCCTGATCGGATCGCTGGAGATTTCGGTATGA
- a CDS encoding YeeE/YedE family protein has translation MNLDWQHFTPWTSLLGGVLIGLAAAAFLLLAGRVAGVSGILGGLLRPRRGDLAWRLAFLGGLAAAPLLYALAAPLPPATVEAGPALLVAAGLLVGLGTRYGAGCTSGHGICGIARRSPRSYVATAVFVGAGFLTVFLLRHLS, from the coding sequence ATGAACCTCGACTGGCAACACTTCACGCCCTGGACCTCCCTGCTCGGCGGCGTCCTGATCGGTCTGGCGGCCGCCGCTTTCCTGCTGCTGGCCGGGCGCGTGGCCGGCGTCAGCGGCATCCTCGGCGGACTGCTGCGTCCCCGGCGGGGCGACCTGGCCTGGCGCCTGGCCTTCCTCGGCGGCCTGGCGGCCGCGCCCCTGCTGTATGCGCTGGCCGCGCCGCTGCCTCCGGCCACCGTCGAAGCGGGACCGGCCCTCCTGGTCGCGGCCGGGCTGCTGGTCGGCCTCGGCACCCGCTACGGCGCGGGCTGCACGAGCGGACACGGCATCTGCGGCATCGCGCGCCGCTCGCCACGGTCCTATGTGGCCACCGCGGTGTTCGTGGGCGCCGGCTTTCTCACCGTCTTCCTGCTGCGCCACCTGTCCTGA
- a CDS encoding ATP-binding protein gives MTQASPEQLDLSACDREPIRTPGSIQPHGFMLTLSPALEVLQASANLAQWAGMDAGEALGRPLREVIGEPAHARLALELGSGTLGARPLYLGTVTMENGRHFDVLGHAWDKLVIAEFEAVDRPRPADFRHLYPLISDFLARVNEHASIPALTDLAARHVRSVTGFGRVMVYQFDPAGHGRVVAESKDADYESYLGQSFPASDIPAQARELYTLSPIRLIQDANYVPAPLLPPHNPVTGKANDLSFAALRSVSPVHLQYMRNMGTLASMSVSLLVKGKLWGLISCHNTSPRPVSVEQRTACEQLGQILSLCIESREDASELQFRLEVRRIMVELLGHLTKGSDFLENMSGVFPELLRFARAGGVAIVADDRILTYGDTPDEAAIRALSTWLAVQGHVEVFHTSHLAAVYPPAGAFTRSASGLMALPISRIHKHYLLWFRPELVQTVEWAGNPYENKIAAPNAPTQLSPRTSFAAWRETIHGHSLPWHSAEIELTTEFRSALLGIALERAEQMAELAEELGRANKELEAFSYSVSHDLRAPLRHIVGFSDLLLESAGTEDADRRQRFLKNIKESARLAGKLVDDLLSFSQMGRAALRPTAVDMNDLVSACIDKLGIDIGQRNVDWHIDHLPTVQADPSFLHLAVYNLLSNAVKFTAQRDPAVIRIWAEDGPEEAVFHVADNGAGFNMDYVHKLFGVFQRLHRMEDFQGTGIGLANVRRIVERHNGRVWAESRQGEGATFSFSIPKSSPTP, from the coding sequence ATGACCCAGGCTTCCCCCGAGCAACTCGACCTGTCCGCCTGCGACAGGGAACCGATACGCACGCCCGGCAGCATCCAGCCGCACGGCTTCATGCTGACCCTGTCGCCTGCCCTCGAGGTGCTGCAGGCCAGCGCCAACCTGGCCCAGTGGGCCGGCATGGATGCCGGCGAGGCCTTGGGCCGCCCGCTGCGCGAGGTGATCGGCGAGCCCGCCCACGCGCGCCTGGCGCTGGAACTCGGCAGCGGCACCCTGGGCGCCCGGCCGCTCTACCTGGGCACGGTGACGATGGAAAACGGCCGCCACTTCGACGTGCTGGGCCACGCCTGGGACAAGCTGGTGATCGCCGAGTTCGAGGCGGTCGACCGTCCGCGCCCGGCCGACTTCCGCCACCTCTATCCCCTGATCAGCGATTTCCTGGCCAGGGTCAACGAGCACGCCTCGATCCCGGCCCTGACCGACCTGGCCGCGCGCCACGTGCGCTCGGTGACCGGCTTCGGTCGCGTGATGGTCTACCAGTTCGACCCGGCCGGCCACGGGCGCGTGGTGGCCGAATCGAAGGACGCCGACTACGAGTCCTACCTCGGCCAGTCCTTCCCCGCCAGCGACATTCCGGCCCAGGCGCGCGAGCTGTACACGCTGTCACCGATCCGCCTGATCCAGGACGCCAACTACGTCCCGGCGCCCCTGCTGCCGCCGCACAATCCGGTGACCGGCAAGGCCAACGACCTGTCCTTCGCCGCCCTGCGCAGCGTCTCGCCGGTGCACCTGCAATACATGCGCAACATGGGCACCCTGGCTTCGATGTCGGTCTCGCTGCTGGTCAAGGGCAAGCTGTGGGGCCTGATCTCCTGCCACAACACCTCGCCGCGCCCGGTCTCGGTCGAGCAGCGCACCGCCTGCGAGCAACTGGGCCAGATCCTGTCGCTGTGCATCGAGTCGCGCGAGGACGCCAGCGAGCTGCAGTTCCGGCTCGAGGTGCGCCGCATCATGGTCGAACTGCTGGGCCACCTGACCAAGGGCAGCGACTTCCTCGAGAACATGAGCGGCGTCTTCCCCGAGCTGCTGCGCTTCGCGCGCGCGGGCGGGGTGGCGATCGTGGCCGACGACCGCATCCTGACCTATGGCGACACCCCGGACGAGGCGGCCATCCGCGCGCTCTCGACCTGGCTGGCGGTGCAAGGCCACGTCGAGGTCTTCCACACCAGCCACCTGGCGGCGGTCTACCCGCCGGCCGGGGCCTTCACGCGCAGCGCCAGCGGCCTGATGGCGCTGCCGATCTCGCGCATCCACAAGCACTACCTGCTGTGGTTCCGCCCCGAGCTGGTGCAGACCGTGGAATGGGCCGGCAACCCCTACGAGAACAAGATCGCCGCGCCGAACGCGCCCACCCAGCTGTCGCCGCGCACCAGCTTCGCCGCCTGGCGCGAGACCATCCACGGCCACAGCCTGCCCTGGCACAGCGCCGAGATCGAGCTGACCACCGAGTTCCGCAGCGCCCTGCTCGGCATCGCGCTCGAACGCGCCGAGCAGATGGCCGAACTGGCCGAGGAACTCGGGCGCGCCAACAAGGAACTGGAAGCCTTCTCCTACTCGGTCTCGCACGACCTGCGCGCGCCGCTGCGCCACATCGTCGGCTTTTCCGACCTGCTGCTGGAATCGGCCGGCACCGAAGACGCCGACCGGCGCCAGCGTTTTCTGAAGAACATCAAGGAATCGGCGCGCCTGGCAGGCAAGCTGGTCGACGACCTGCTGTCCTTCTCGCAGATGGGCCGCGCGGCCCTGCGCCCGACCGCGGTCGACATGAACGACCTGGTCTCGGCCTGCATCGACAAGCTCGGGATCGACATCGGCCAGCGCAACGTCGACTGGCACATCGACCATCTGCCCACGGTCCAGGCCGACCCAAGCTTCCTGCACCTGGCGGTGTACAACCTGCTGTCCAACGCGGTCAAGTTCACCGCCCAGCGCGACCCGGCGGTGATCCGCATCTGGGCCGAGGACGGCCCCGAGGAAGCCGTGTTCCACGTCGCCGACAACGGCGCCGGCTTCAACATGGACTACGTGCACAAGCTGTTCGGCGTGTTCCAGCGCCTGCACCGCATGGAAGACTTCCAGGGCACCGGCATCGGCCTGGCCAACGTGCGCCGCATCGTCGAGCGCCACAACGGCCGGGTATGGGCCGAGTCCCGGCAGGGAGAAGGCGCGACCTTCTCGTTCAGCATCCCCAAATCCTCACCTACCCCCTAA
- a CDS encoding SDR family oxidoreductase: MSFDLQLNGKRALVTGGTKGLGAALVKSLLEAGVEVMTSARSAPQEPLPGVTYVTADLATPEGVAELARAVEQRWGGLDILVNSVGGSTAPVGGFAALTDAVWFDELNLNFMAAVRLDRALLPGMLAKGAGVILHVSSIQRVLPLPESTTAYAAAKGALSTYSKSLSKEVTPKGVRVLSVAPGWIETEASVDFAERMGRENGTDYEGGKKLIMDWLGGIPVGRPAKPREVADLITFLVSPRAASVAGSEHVIDGGTVPTV, translated from the coding sequence ATGAGCTTCGACCTTCAACTGAACGGAAAGCGCGCCCTGGTCACCGGTGGTACCAAGGGCCTGGGCGCCGCCCTCGTCAAGAGCCTGCTGGAGGCGGGAGTGGAAGTGATGACGTCGGCGCGCTCCGCGCCGCAGGAGCCGCTGCCGGGCGTCACCTACGTGACGGCCGACCTGGCGACGCCGGAGGGCGTGGCCGAACTGGCCCGCGCGGTCGAGCAGCGGTGGGGCGGCCTCGACATCCTGGTCAATTCCGTCGGCGGCTCCACCGCGCCGGTGGGCGGGTTCGCGGCGCTCACCGACGCGGTATGGTTCGATGAACTGAACCTCAATTTCATGGCCGCCGTGCGCCTGGATCGCGCACTGCTGCCGGGCATGCTGGCAAAGGGCGCGGGCGTCATCCTGCACGTGAGCTCCATCCAGCGCGTGCTTCCGCTTCCGGAATCGACCACCGCGTATGCGGCGGCGAAGGGCGCTTTGTCGACCTACAGCAAGTCGCTGTCGAAGGAAGTGACGCCGAAGGGCGTGCGCGTCCTGAGCGTCGCGCCGGGCTGGATCGAAACCGAAGCCTCGGTGGATTTCGCCGAGCGCATGGGACGCGAAAACGGCACGGACTACGAGGGCGGAAAGAAGCTCATCATGGACTGGCTCGGCGGCATCCCGGTGGGGCGTCCCGCCAAGCCGCGAGAGGTCGCGGACCTGATCACCTTCCTCGTGTCGCCGCGCGCCGCATCGGTGGCGGGCTCCGAGCACGTGATCGACGGCGGCACCGTGCCGACCGTTTAA
- a CDS encoding response regulator, with product MLKPILLVEDNPNDLELTLIALSKSQLANEVVVVRDGAEALDYLKRQGEFASRAVGNPAVILLDLKLPKVDGLEVLKEIRQTENLKPVPVVMLTSSKEEQDLVRSYELGVNAYVVKPVDFTEFVRAIADLGIFWAVLNEPPPGSRRYVKPK from the coding sequence ATGCTCAAGCCCATCCTTCTGGTGGAAGATAACCCCAACGACCTCGAGCTCACGCTGATCGCGCTGTCCAAGAGCCAGCTCGCGAACGAGGTGGTGGTCGTGCGCGACGGCGCCGAGGCGCTCGACTACCTCAAGCGCCAAGGCGAGTTTGCCAGCCGCGCGGTCGGCAACCCGGCGGTGATCCTGCTCGACCTCAAGCTGCCGAAGGTCGACGGGCTGGAAGTGCTGAAGGAGATCCGCCAGACCGAGAACCTGAAGCCGGTTCCGGTGGTGATGCTCACCTCGTCCAAGGAAGAACAGGACCTGGTGCGCAGCTACGAACTGGGCGTCAACGCCTACGTGGTCAAGCCGGTGGACTTCACGGAGTTCGTGCGCGCGATCGCCGACCTCGGCATCTTCTGGGCCGTGCTCAACGAACCGCCGCCGGGCTCGCGCCGCTACGTCAAGCCCAAGTAG
- a CDS encoding response regulator: MIDDDTSACSVLLIDDEPFAQDIIAHGLQGCARHTLCYESDPGRAVEVAREVKATVVLVDLRMPDLDGFEVTARLRANPDTEDVPVVLLSSEDDPDIKAKAFAVGANDYLVKWPDPRELVARVRYHSGACIARRQRDQAFVSLRVSQEQLAASQSALHQAQKMEAIGQLTGGVAHDFNNVLQIIGGNLQLLKLVGSLNEAARTRVEMALAGVDRGAKLASHLLAFARRQPLQSVVIDPGHLVRDMDDMMRRVLGPSARVVTEIEPGLGSTMVDPNQLNNVLLNLAINARDAMAGSGTLTIRAYNVSAQADGLPPELPRGDYVAIEVSDTGKGMAPEVLQRAFEPFFTTKPTGQGTGLGLSMAYGFVKQSGGEIVLRSEVGRGTTVGIYLPRSDAAPSVAEQVPAIPLTGGLETILVVEDEDDVRSSTCGILSALGYQVLEAADAQAAVAIIESGQLVDLVFTDVIMPGPVSSLQLGEIVRQRLPEAQILYTSGYAEGVLTHEGKLDASVHLLQKPYHPDALSARIRHLLRRGRRAAGRQQATWA, encoded by the coding sequence ATGATCGACGACGACACTTCCGCCTGTTCCGTGCTGCTGATCGACGACGAGCCCTTCGCCCAGGACATCATCGCCCACGGCCTGCAGGGTTGCGCGCGTCACACGCTGTGCTACGAATCCGATCCGGGGCGCGCGGTCGAGGTGGCGCGCGAGGTCAAGGCGACCGTGGTGCTGGTCGACCTGCGCATGCCCGACCTCGACGGCTTCGAGGTTACCGCCCGCCTGCGCGCCAATCCCGACACCGAGGACGTGCCCGTCGTCCTGCTCTCCTCCGAAGACGATCCCGACATCAAGGCCAAGGCCTTCGCAGTCGGCGCCAACGACTACCTGGTCAAGTGGCCCGACCCGCGCGAACTGGTGGCGCGGGTGCGCTACCACAGCGGCGCCTGCATCGCGCGGCGCCAGCGCGACCAGGCCTTCGTCTCGCTGCGCGTGAGCCAGGAACAGCTGGCCGCCAGCCAGTCGGCGCTGCATCAGGCGCAGAAGATGGAAGCCATCGGCCAGCTCACCGGCGGCGTGGCCCACGACTTCAACAACGTGCTGCAGATCATTGGCGGCAACCTCCAGCTGCTCAAGCTGGTCGGCAGCCTGAACGAGGCGGCCCGCACCCGGGTCGAGATGGCGCTGGCCGGCGTCGACCGCGGCGCCAAGCTGGCCTCGCACCTGCTGGCCTTCGCGCGCCGCCAGCCGCTGCAATCGGTGGTGATCGATCCCGGCCACCTGGTGCGCGACATGGACGACATGATGCGCCGCGTGCTGGGCCCGAGCGCGCGCGTGGTCACCGAGATCGAGCCTGGCCTGGGCAGCACCATGGTCGATCCCAACCAGCTCAACAACGTGCTGCTGAACCTGGCCATCAACGCGCGCGACGCCATGGCCGGCAGCGGCACCCTGACCATCCGCGCCTATAACGTGTCGGCACAGGCCGACGGCCTGCCCCCCGAACTGCCGCGCGGCGACTACGTGGCGATCGAGGTGAGCGACACCGGCAAGGGCATGGCGCCGGAGGTCCTGCAGCGCGCCTTCGAACCCTTCTTCACCACCAAGCCGACCGGGCAGGGCACCGGCCTGGGCCTGTCGATGGCCTATGGCTTCGTCAAGCAGTCGGGCGGCGAGATCGTGCTGCGTAGCGAAGTGGGACGCGGCACCACGGTGGGCATCTACCTGCCGCGCAGCGACGCCGCGCCCAGCGTGGCCGAGCAGGTGCCGGCGATACCGCTGACCGGCGGACTGGAAACCATCCTGGTGGTGGAAGACGAGGACGACGTGCGCTCCTCGACCTGCGGCATCCTGTCGGCCCTGGGCTACCAGGTGCTGGAAGCGGCCGACGCGCAGGCGGCGGTGGCGATCATCGAGAGCGGCCAGCTCGTCGACCTGGTGTTCACCGACGTGATCATGCCGGGGCCGGTGAGCAGCCTGCAGCTGGGCGAGATCGTGCGCCAGCGCCTGCCCGAGGCCCAGATCCTGTACACCTCGGGCTATGCCGAGGGCGTGCTGACCCACGAGGGCAAGCTGGACGCCTCGGTGCACCTGCTGCAGAAACCCTATCATCCCGACGCGCTGAGCGCGCGCATCCGCCACCTGCTGCGGCGCGGGCGGCGCGCGGCCGGGCGCCAGCAGGCTACTTGGGCTTGA
- a CDS encoding NADPH-dependent FMN reductase, producing MKEELRIAIVYGSSRENRQCERVVAWVRTQAARHEGLVLDLLDPRVHAPGQPGAAELAARIARADAFIVVTPEYNHGYPAPLKALIDGAYREWNAKAAGFVSYGGSSGGVRAVEQLRQVFAELHVVTMRDAVGFAHVGDRIGADGQLEATRHEESAFRKMLLQLRWWAGALRAARGAAPYQEAVQ from the coding sequence ATGAAGGAAGAACTGCGTATCGCCATCGTCTACGGCAGCAGCCGCGAGAACCGCCAGTGCGAGCGCGTGGTCGCCTGGGTGCGCACCCAGGCGGCGCGCCACGAGGGCCTGGTGCTGGACCTGCTCGACCCGCGCGTGCACGCCCCCGGCCAGCCTGGCGCCGCCGAACTGGCGGCGCGCATCGCCCGCGCCGACGCCTTCATCGTGGTCACGCCCGAGTACAACCACGGCTACCCCGCCCCGCTCAAAGCCCTGATCGACGGCGCCTACCGCGAATGGAACGCCAAGGCGGCCGGCTTCGTCTCCTACGGCGGCAGCTCGGGCGGCGTGCGCGCCGTGGAGCAGCTGCGCCAGGTGTTCGCCGAACTGCACGTGGTCACCATGCGCGACGCGGTCGGCTTCGCCCACGTGGGCGACCGGATCGGCGCCGACGGCCAGCTCGAGGCCACCCGCCACGAGGAATCGGCGTTTCGCAAGATGCTGCTGCAACTGCGCTGGTGGGCCGGGGCGCTGCGCGCCGCCCGCGGCGCGGCGCCCTACCAGGAGGCCGTGCAATGA
- a CDS encoding amidase → MHYADYLRHDATSLAQLVADGAVTPLDLLETALARHAEVHGRVNAICRLMEEQARAQLERPLSGPFAGVPFLIKDCAQDYAGLPTTNGSRSMRGHVATEHAAVVQRYLGAGLLIFGKTNLPEFALKGVTDPVLFGRTSNPWNLAHTPGGSSGGAAAAVAAGIVPMAAGNDGGGSIRIPAACCGLVGLRPSRGRVSAGPATNEVWFGASSEGVLSRSVRDTARALDLLQGAQAGDPFVIAPPEAPYAELMRRDPGRLRIGFTAASPIGAEVHPEAVAAVRHAAALLASLGHQVEEAAPEIDGAALARSYLHIYFGQVPALVARNRKLRAEGGEVELMTRLLVTLGRSIGAPALTEQLLQWNGFARALGRFHQRYDLLLTPTLAHPPVRHGTGDLPPAQQAMLGFLERSGLLGLLARLGLLDKTVDGIARDNLRYVPFTQLSNLTGTPSVSLPLYWTADGLPLGVQFVAPFGREDRLLQLAAQLEQAQPWFERLPAMTRPS, encoded by the coding sequence ATGCACTACGCCGACTACCTGCGCCACGACGCCACCTCCCTCGCCCAGCTGGTCGCCGATGGGGCGGTCACGCCGCTCGACCTGCTGGAGACCGCGCTCGCGCGCCATGCCGAGGTCCACGGCCGCGTCAACGCGATCTGCCGCCTGATGGAGGAGCAGGCGCGCGCCCAGCTCGAAAGGCCGCTGAGCGGCCCCTTCGCCGGCGTGCCCTTCCTGATCAAGGACTGCGCCCAGGACTACGCCGGCCTGCCGACCACCAACGGCAGCCGCTCGATGCGCGGCCACGTCGCGACCGAGCACGCGGCGGTGGTCCAGCGCTACCTCGGCGCCGGCCTGCTCATCTTCGGCAAGACCAACCTGCCGGAATTCGCGCTCAAGGGCGTCACCGACCCGGTGCTGTTCGGGCGCACCAGCAATCCCTGGAACCTGGCGCACACCCCGGGCGGCTCGAGCGGCGGCGCGGCGGCCGCGGTGGCGGCCGGCATCGTGCCCATGGCCGCCGGCAACGACGGCGGCGGTTCGATCCGCATCCCGGCCGCCTGCTGCGGCCTGGTCGGGCTGCGTCCCTCGCGCGGCCGGGTCAGCGCCGGGCCGGCCACCAACGAGGTCTGGTTCGGGGCCTCGAGCGAAGGCGTGCTCTCACGCAGCGTGCGCGACACCGCGCGCGCCCTCGACCTGCTGCAGGGCGCGCAAGCCGGCGACCCCTTCGTGATCGCGCCGCCCGAGGCGCCCTATGCGGAGCTGATGCGGCGCGACCCCGGCCGCCTGCGCATCGGCTTCACGGCCGCTTCGCCGATCGGCGCCGAGGTCCATCCGGAAGCCGTGGCCGCGGTGCGGCACGCGGCGGCGCTGCTCGCCTCCCTCGGCCACCAGGTCGAGGAAGCCGCCCCCGAGATCGACGGCGCGGCGCTGGCGCGCAGCTACCTGCACATCTACTTCGGCCAGGTGCCGGCGCTGGTGGCGCGCAACCGCAAGCTGCGCGCCGAAGGCGGCGAGGTCGAGCTGATGACGCGCTTGCTGGTCACGCTGGGACGCAGCATCGGCGCGCCCGCGCTGACCGAGCAGCTGCTGCAATGGAATGGCTTCGCGCGGGCGCTGGGACGCTTCCACCAGCGCTACGACCTGCTGCTCACGCCCACGCTGGCCCATCCGCCCGTCCGTCACGGCACGGGAGACCTGCCGCCGGCCCAGCAGGCCATGCTCGGCTTCCTGGAGCGCAGCGGCCTGCTCGGCCTGCTGGCCCGCCTGGGACTGCTCGACAAGACCGTCGACGGCATCGCGCGCGACAACCTGCGCTACGTGCCCTTCACCCAGCTGTCCAACCTGACCGGCACGCCCTCGGTCTCGCTGCCGCTGTACTGGACCGCGGACGGCTTGCCGCTGGGCGTACAGTTCGTCGCCCCCTTCGGACGCGAGGACCGGCTGCTGCAGCTCGCGGCCCAGCTGGAGCAGGCCCAACCCTGGTTCGAGCGGCTGCCGGCGATGACGCGGCCAAGCTGA
- a CDS encoding YeeE/YedE family protein: MQILIALLAGLVFGIGLVLSGMTDPAKVLAFLDLAGDWDPSLAFVMGGALLAATPAYAWARRRGRTLDGAPLALPTATRIDRRLVLGSLAFGAGWGLAGYCPGPAVASLATGGAKALLFLGAMVAGMAIFELLERRKA; encoded by the coding sequence ATGCAAATCCTGATCGCATTGCTCGCCGGCCTGGTGTTCGGCATCGGCCTGGTCCTGTCGGGCATGACCGACCCGGCCAAGGTATTGGCCTTCCTCGACCTGGCGGGCGACTGGGACCCTTCGCTTGCCTTCGTGATGGGCGGCGCGCTGCTGGCCGCCACGCCCGCCTACGCCTGGGCCAGGCGGCGCGGTCGCACGCTGGACGGCGCGCCGCTGGCGCTGCCGACCGCCACCCGCATCGACCGCCGCCTGGTGCTCGGCAGCCTGGCCTTCGGCGCCGGCTGGGGCCTGGCCGGCTACTGCCCCGGCCCGGCCGTCGCCTCGCTCGCCACCGGGGGCGCCAAGGCCCTGCTGTTCCTCGGGGCGATGGTCGCGGGCATGGCCATCTTCGAGCTGCTCGAACGCAGGAAGGCCTGA